The following proteins come from a genomic window of Terriglobia bacterium:
- a CDS encoding iron-sulfur cluster assembly protein: MSYQTDEPIKLTRDCQVVAVPAGHSLMLPQGTEVMITQSLGGSYTLMVPSYGGLFRLSNGDADAIGKETRPEAAAQGQALTGEALETEVWQALKTCFDPEIPVNIVDLGLIYDMKISPLSDGSRIDIKMTLTAQGCGMGGSIAADARNKLLDLPGVVEADVQVVWEPQWTPEKISPEGRTLLGIH, from the coding sequence ATGAGCTATCAGACGGATGAGCCAATCAAGTTGACGCGTGACTGCCAAGTTGTTGCTGTTCCGGCAGGTCACTCGCTGATGCTTCCACAAGGAACGGAAGTCATGATCACCCAGTCGTTGGGCGGGTCATACACACTCATGGTTCCCAGTTATGGAGGCTTGTTCCGTCTGTCGAACGGCGATGCCGATGCCATCGGCAAGGAAACCCGGCCGGAAGCCGCCGCCCAGGGACAGGCTTTGACGGGGGAAGCGCTGGAAACGGAAGTGTGGCAGGCGCTTAAGACCTGCTTCGACCCGGAAATTCCCGTCAACATTGTGGATCTGGGCCTGATCTACGACATGAAGATTTCCCCGCTTTCCGATGGCTCGCGGATCGACATAAAAATGACGCTGACCGCGCAGGGTTGCGGCATGGGCGGCTCGATTGCGGCCGACGCCAGAAATAAACTTCTCGATCTGCCGGGTGTGGTTGAGGCGGACGTCCAGGTGGTCTGGGAGCCGCAGTGGACACCCGAGAAAATTTCTCCCGAGGGCCGAACTTTGCTCGGTATTCATTGA